Within Caldanaerovirga acetigignens, the genomic segment CGGACTTGGGGTTACGGTGGTGGAATTCCTGTGATCATTATTAGTGCGTGTCTTGCAGGTTTTAATACGAGATACAATGGGGAAAATAGTTGCAATGCGGTTTTTGAGGATTTGATAAGAATTAAAAAAGCTGTGCCTTTTTGCCCTGAGCAAGCCGGGGGATTGCCTACACCTAGAATGCCAGCAGAGATAATAGGAGAAGATGGTTTTGCAGTAATAAAAGGGAAGGCGGTAGTCCTTACCAAAGATGGAAAGAATGTGACAGAATATTTTATCAGGGGGGCAAAAGAAATGTTAAAATTGGCAGAGCTTATAGGTGCCGATACTGCAATCTTAAAATCGAAAAGTCCCTCCTGCGGATGCAGATTTATCTATAATGGG encodes:
- a CDS encoding DUF523 domain-containing protein — protein: MIIISACLAGFNTRYNGENSCNAVFEDLIRIKKAVPFCPEQAGGLPTPRMPAEIIGEDGFAVIKGKAVVLTKDGKNVTEYFIRGAKEMLKLAELIGADTAILKSKSPSCGCRFIYNGKFDGTLKEGMGVTAALLATYGLKVIDSDEYLLYGLYQK